The nucleotide window AAATTTGTAATTAAATCACCGAACCAACCTCCATTCTTATGCTCCAATCATCAGGATCTTCGGATTGCACTGGACGACTCAGGATTGCTGAAAATTGATTCATCCATGGTTTTAGCATAGGTGCTATTAATGCAGTGGTTTCCGTCTGGACATAAACATCTTAATCTGTTAATTCATAATAGAAGAAGCTTAATTTACCGCACTTCAGATCGTGGGAAGTTCATTAGAATAGATAACAGATCAAATACCTTATATACACCACTCATCACCCCCAACACGGCGATACATGAATAAACAATTGAATAGGATTTTGTGCGTAAATATTTGTCATACACCTGCACATACAAATCCCACAAGACCACATGGTTAACtgaaggaaacaaaaatcaTCAAACTGAGATGCTATGACAGAAAAGTAAGCATAAACTGCATTAACAATCAAGTGCCACAAATGCCAcgaaaggttttcctcttaAAATAACCACAGTTCATAAGCAGAAGAACATGAGACTCAAATAGGTCACACAACAGGCATTCTACAAAGGAGTTTTACTTACCTTCAAATTCAAGAGAGCTCGAAGACAATTAATTGGAAAAGAAGACAGAGGGTACTAACCTGAGGAGATGATACAATTGTAAGTAAGCATGGGAACAAAGCGGGAATTAGCGTCGGGACCACAGTATCATCCAAGTCCACAGAGAGAAGAGCCAAGCATCTAAGAGCTCCGTGCACTGCAAAATTTAAGAAAGGTGAAAATCTAAAGCAGAAAAAACTTGTCAAAGTCAGAAATACGGAAAAGAACGACAAACAATTTTAGAAACTTAACGTGTCTGATAGACTCATTTTGGCCACACAGATAGAACCGAGATAGAGTTGTCAGATCATGAATTAGAAAGGCTTACCTCCATTCATATTGGTTTGGTTGTTAATCAACTTCATTAGATATGGTAATAAGTCCGGCCAATCTTCTGGCCAATCATAACCTGCTATTGATGCTACAGCCATACTAATTGCTGTACAGATTTTCCTATGAGGATCATctaatgaaaacaaaagaagttTGCGCACAACCACCTGAAAATGTAACCATTACTTAAATTAAATATAGGAGGAGATTAAGGTATATTAATTTTGCCTTTATCATGAAGTTACTAATAAATAAAGGTCAAATGCATTGTCAAGATCAACTCCATATTATGAAGTACTGAATTCTAACCAACTTATCACCAGCAAGTACAACCACAGTTAAATATATAACATAACAACATCAACAGTAAATAATCTAAAACAACATAACACTATCAAATTATTAGGAGTTGGTATCCAGAAAAGTAGATGTATAATGTCGGTTCAAAcaataatgaacaaaaaaaaaaatcaaaacatatagTTCATAACTCCAGAACAGCAGGGGGAAAAGAGAAAAGCTACTAATTCAAAGGTAGGCAATACATGCCAAAATTGTTaccaaagtctctggaacatGAAAACAAGGTAAAAATAACTATCAAGGTCAAGAGTAGTACAAATTTAAGCGCTTGAAAATGTCAAATGCAAATACCTTCTCATCACTTGAAACAGCAGGGTGTTCAAATGCTTCATCGCCTTCGTTCCAGTGTTTTTTAATAAACTGCTTTAGAAGGACAGCAGCTAGGTAAAAGTAAGTTAAGTCTCAcaagagaggaaaagaaaaaagaatcctGCTTTACGCAACAGGTGGGACCATTAATCAGCAGCCAGTGTGCAAAACATAGCTCCCATatattttcttgatctttgaGGTGGAAACAACacaagaaaaaacaaaaccacCTCCCATTTTCTTTATGCTTTCGTTACTGGAAAAAGTAATGACAACGTGGaaaagcaggaaaaaaaaagtaacttcAGAAGTGGTGTTCTTCAATCAAATAAGAAACGCATGGAgcaaaagaatggaacttgatTATAAAACattaaggaagaaaaacaaagctCATGGTGCTAAGTACAGAACCTTGATAATAAAAGGATATCTGGCGCAACCCTAGCGAGAGCTCCCTATTTGCAGCAACCTTTGATAACGCACTTCCAAAACCTTAAGACAATTGTAAACCAGTCAATCTTCTAAGTTTTCATATGCTGCAGCGATCCATAAGCAGAACAAGGAAAGCAAATAAAGATCAATTATATACTTCCACTTCACCCACTAGATGACCAAATCATCAACCTCATAGGTGCATTTGATCCCCCTCataaatttccaaaaaaaaaaaaaaaaaaaaaaaaaaaaaaaactcataattCTAATTTTCAAAATCTCATTTAAGCTAGAATTCCAAATTAGCAATCAAATTCGAAAATCGAAGCAAGTGATGCTTGCAGTGAGGATCGTTTCAGCTAGAAATCCAGACCACCTAGAAGAAAACAAGTGCAGTTCGTGTATGGAGGATCATTTCCAGCTATAATTTCAAACTACCAATCAAATTTCCAAATCCAATCCACATTATTCAGCGAAAATGGAACAATTGAAAAGaagcaaaatcaaaatcaaagcgAAGGGTTTAAGAAGCCGGACCCGGTTGCAGAGAAGCCTGATTAAGCGAGGCTTCGGCGAAAGAGCGGACCTCGTGGTTGGGGTCGAGAGTAGCGGACAAGCAATTGAGCAGCCATTGCTGATCTTCATCGAGAACAATGTTGAGGTTCGCCATCGCAGGAGGAACCCTAATCCGATAGTGAAATTTTGTTTAACTTTTCtcaggttttttgtttttaaatgttGATGGGGTTTGGTGGTTCCCGCCTCGAAGTGGAATCGGAGAGAGAGCAGAGATAGGCGGCTGGTTTATATAGGGAGGGGAAATCCGACACTCTAGTAGTGAGTGGTAGCAGCGCAGAGATATAGGGTTGGTAGATTCCACCTGATTATTGGGCCGGCTCAAAAGTGATCATGGCCCGTTACTTTGTGAGCGGAAAGTCTTGAATTTGACTTGAGGACAACAAGTTCGAACCTCGAAGCTGTTAAAGTAGTCAGACACTGTGTTGTAATGCACAGTTGGAGTATTTTACATGTGTAGAAAGGGTTTATTTTGGGTCTAAGAAGCCTTTAGGTTTCCCttgacaaaatcacaaaaaaaaaaaaaaattgttttgtgATGTTTGGAATCTGACACTTTGTATCAGGTGTTTGGGGGCACTCCGTTTTGTTATATTTTGAGATCACTTTAAGCTCAAGATACAGCATATAGCTGAAACGGATTGTTATATTTTGAGATCACTTTAAGCTCAAGATACAGCATATATCTTAAACGGATTTCGGAAGTTCATAATTTGAAGTTCTATTAGCAATAAGAAGTTTGTCCATAACCAATCTTATTGGTCGTCTTCTTCTACGTAAGGGTTCTAAACCTTTTAAGGCTGATGCCCTAAAAGGGTTGCTTGCTACTCTCTGGCAGCCTTCAAAGCCATGGCGTCTTGTGCCTCTTGGTAAAGGCTACTTCGACATTCATTTTGCCACAGAAGACGATCTGCGTAGGGTATGGAGTGGAGGTACTTGTACTCTTCCTGATGGAATTTTTCACCTAACTCAGTGGAAACCGGACTTTGTACCAGGAGATACCTTTCCGCAAACTcatgctcaaatttgggttaggATTTATGGTCTGAGTCAAGATTATTGGCACCAACAACATCTTATGGAGATCGCTCGGGGTGTCGGAACTCCATTGCAAATTGATAAAGCCACAAGGGAAAGGCAATTCAGGTACTTTGCTCGAGTCTTGATTGATGTGGATCTTGCAGGCGACTTACCACCTTCTTTGATGGTTGAGCGGGAAACTCACTGTTTTCCGATTGAAGTAGTCTATGAGAATGTGTGTACTCATTGTGGGAGGGTTGGCCACATGGTGGATCAATGCAGGTTCTTGAAGAGCTCTAACAAAGAGCAAAATGCTCAAGAACAAAAGGCTGTTAAAAAGCCTTCTTGCATTGGGCGTCAAGAGTATCGTCCCAAGACGGCTGTAAACAATGTTTCTGAGCAAAACTTGGACACTACCCCTCAGGTGCAACACTCCCCTGAGGTTGCAAACTATGATCAGATCACTAAATTTGCAGAAGATGTTCTCACTGAGGCCGTTGACCAGGAACTGGATTGTATTGCAGATTTGGTCATTAACGAAACCATAGTCAACGGGAAGCCTGGAAGTTGTAGAGGCAACATGACTCCTCTTATCAATAAGAATAAACTTGCCATACTTGCAAACAAGGAAACTGAAGCAGTGGTTGACATTATTCCTAATGAATTTGCTCTAGTAGTTGGAACAACTATTTTGGAAGACCCTAAGGTTCATATTACTGATGAGAATGATGAAGTTGACAGGGATAATGAAATGTGTGATGAAGATGTGAGCTCCAATATGGAGCAAAAGGCTTATAGTAGTGCCCAGCCAACCAACCCCCTTTCTTCACATAGTGGTCAGAGTTGGCATGATATGGTGGAAGAGGAAAATATGTTTGATCTGGCAGATTTATCTACGGGTCATGCTCCCCCGGGATTCGAACATATTGCAACTTTAGCCAAGGATGTTTCATTAATTACTGGTCAAGGAGTTAATGAAGATACAGAGAATGGTTTCACACCGGTTCTTTCTAAGTCTCAACAGAAGAAACAAAGACGACAAGCTACTCAAGCTCTTGCTCGTGAAACTCCTTATCCAAAGAGGGACagaacaaagaataaaaagtaCAATCAATGAAGGTTCTTTATTGGAATATTAGGGGAATAGGAAACAAGGACTCCCAATCCGAGCTTTCTAATATTTGTCATATTCACAAACCAGATTTTGTTTGCATTGCTGAGCCAAAGGTAAAGTTCACCTCAATTTCAGCAGTTTTTTGGTCTTCTTTGAATTTGGATCTTGTTGCAACCAATGATTGTGGAGCGGCTCTTCCAAATCTTTGGTTGTTGAAGGGTTTTCATATTCCCAATCCGACGATTATTTCCAACTCCGAGCAGCAGGTTACAATTCAGGTTCCTTTTGATAATGAGCTCAGTCAACTCTCTTTTGTATATGCTTCTACCTCTTATATCAAACGCAGGGATTTATGGCAAGATCTTAATGCTCTTCGTCCTCAAACGTCTATCCCATGGATGGTAACTGGGGACTTCAACGCTGTGTTAGGAGCCCACGAGAAATCGGGAGGCCCATCTCCTTCTCGCCTCTGCTGTACAGATTTTCAAAGTATGTCAGATACTTGTGCTTTTGTTCATTTAGATACTTCAGGTTTGTTCTTTACTTGGTCAAATGGTTGGAGCACACGTGGACATGTTGAGCTTCGTTTGGACAGATGTCTTTGTGATACAACTTGGTTTGAAGCTTGGCCTTTTACTAGTTGTGTTGCTCTTCCCCGTGTTGTTTCTGATCATTCTCCATTGATTTTCTCTGCTTCAAAACTCTCCCCAAGTGGTCCCAAGCCTTTCAGGTTTCAGTCTATGTGGTTGCAGCACCCAAATTTTCATGCAGTAGTGTCTAATTGTTGGAGTTCCTTTCAACTTTGTGGCTGCCCAATGTTTGTTACTTTGCAGAAATTAAAGGCTTTGAAGCACTGTTTGCGTGATTGGAACAAAGCGGTTTTCGGTAATGTCCATCAAAATGTTGCTGCTGCTCGTGAAAATTTAGTCACCATTCAACAAGATATCGCGACCCGTGGCATGACTGATCAAAGGTTTGAGGATGAGATTGCTGCAAAGTCTTCAGTCTTAGATGCTCTCAGGATGCAAGAAACTTATTGGAAAGATAGAGCTCGGGTTAAGTGGCTTACTGATGGGGATCGAAGTACTACTTTTTTCCATACTTATGCCAAGATTCGTGCAGCTAAGGGTCAAATGTCTTCTATCTGTGTGGGGGAGAGGATTCTTACTGACCCTTCAGATATTGCAGCACATACTGTGGCTTTTTATCAGAATCTCTATGATATTTCCTCCCCTTCTACAAATGTGGATGAGGTTTGTTCAGTTATTCCATCTCTGGTGACAGACAATGAAAATATGGTGTTATCCGCAATTCCTACATCTGAGGAAATTAGAAATGCAGTTTTTTCTATGGATGGTTCTAGTGCTCCAGGGCCTGATGGTTTTTCAGGGTCTTTTTATCAAGCTTGTTGGGATATTGTTGGTTCTGATGTGGTGGCATGTGTTCgtcaattttttcttcaaaactggATCCTCCCCAACATGAATTGCAATTTTTTAGTTCTCATTCCAAAAGTCCCAAATGCTCAGCTTATCACCCAATTTCGCCCAATTGCCCTAGCCAATTTTCTCTTCAAGATTATTCCTAAGATTTTGGCTTCTCGATTGGGGTCTATTGCTGCACGTATAATTTCTCCTCAGCAATCAGCTTTTTTGCCTGGGAGGCAAATTAATCATTGTATTGGTATGGTTTCGGAATGCTTTAACTTATTGGACCGAAAGGCTTATGGTGGAAATGTGGGAATCAAAGTGGATATAGCAAAGGCGTTTGACACTCTGAATTGGGATTTTCTGCTCCGAGTTTTAAGTAATTTTGGGTTATCTCCCACTTTCACTAGTTGGGTCAGCTCTATTCTTCACTCAGCAAGATTATCTCTTTTAATCAATGGCTCTCCTCAAGGTTTTTTTACGTGTGCTCGTGGTGTTAGACAAGGAGATCCTCTTTCTCCACTTTTATTCTGTCTTGCAGAGGAGGCTCTTAGTCGGGGCCTTCACTTACTTCTCCAAACCCGTCAATTGAAGCCAATTGCTTTTCCCAGGAAATGCACTGCACCGTCTCATGTGTTATATGCAGATGACCTCATGGTGTTTTGTCGTGGGGAAAAAAACTCTCTTAAACGGCTGCGCGGGTTTCTTGACCGTTATAGTGCAGCTTCAGGGCAATTCATTAATGCGGAGAAAAGTACTTTCTATCTTGGAGCTAGGTCTCGTCACAGGAAAGGTACAGTTCAATCTGGCCAGGTTTCCGCTCTATTGCTCTTCATATCACCCACAATTGTCGTTGGATTATTGGAGATGGCCGTTCAGTGTCCTTTTGGAAAGATAAATGGCTTCAAGAtccaattttggaaattttgggttttttcgACTGGTCAGGAATCAGTGATCTTCGAGTGGTAGATTTCATCTCAGATCATTCTTGGCAGTTTCCCTCTTTCTTCCTAGATACCTTTCCAGACTTGCACAGAAAAATTTCTGATATTTGTCTCCCTTTAAACACAGAACCTGATATGCTCATTTGGGAGTCTACAGCCTCTGGAGAGTTATCTTTCACTGATTCTTATAACTTGCTTAGACGACACTTTATTTTGAGAGACTGGGCTTCTACTATTTGGCATCCCTTCATTCCTCCACGATATTCTTTCTTGGCTTGGAGGATTCTCCTTAATCGCTTGCCCACTGATGAACGACTGAAAAGAGATGGGATTCCGATTGTGTCCATCTGCCAATTATGCAACAGTTCGGCAGAGTCAGCTTTACACTTATTTTTACATTGTCCTTTTTCCCAACATCTTTGGGGATGGCTGGCAACTCAGTTTGGAACCTCATTTCCTGCTTATGGCTCACTGCTGGAATTTTGGGTGGGCTTTTGTCACAAGGGTTTTTCCCCTCAGCTTTATAATTTGTGGTTGGCAGCTGGATTGCTTATTTTCATGGAAATTTGGAAGGCGCGAAATAGACTCAGGTTTGATAATCGTTCTCCTATTTTCTCTACACTGTGCTGTTTTATTATGGCATGGATTCGGCAATTTGGTTCTTTTGTTCCTGGTTACTATAAGGGCGTCCTTGATTCCCGACTTCTTTCTTCCCTTGGGGTGTGCCCCAAGCCCCGTAAAGCGCCCAAGATTCAACGTGTCCTATGGCATCCCCCCCTCTTTCCTTGGGTTAAAGTTAACACTGATGGTCTGGCGAAAGGTAATCCTGGTCCTGCAGCTTGTGGGGGAGTTTTTCGTGATGCATCTAGGGTTTATTTAGGGAGTTTTTGCCAACCTCTTGGTTGCAATTCTTCCTTTTATGTTGAACTTTATGCTGTTATTGTGTCTGTAGAAGTTGCTTTCACTAGAGGTTGGACTACTCTGTGGTTGGAAAGTGATTCTATTAGTGTATTAGCATGTCTCTCCTCCAATTCTTTCTCTCCTCCATGGGACTTGAGAGTTAGATGGCAAAACTGCCTGAAGAACATTCAGCAAATGCAATTTCGTAGAACTCATATTTTTAGGGAAGGGAATGCAGCAGCAGATAAGATGGCAAACTTAGGTGTTTCAAAACACTCATTTACCTGGTATCCTAGCCCTCCTGCAGAGCTTCACAGGTACTTGCAGGCGGATTTTTTGGGACTCCCAAATTATCGCTTCACAGGTTGCTGAGATGATTATGTTCGTCTGTCTTTCTTGCCCGCACCTTCTCAGAGACTTTTATTCCCAGGAAGTCATGCGCAAAGTTAGCTTCATAAGCATCTACATGCAGGCGCAAGCGAAATTCTGGCATATTTCGAGTGTCAAGTTTTCACTTATGTGGctgcttttttcttcttttagatTTGTTCATGAGGGGgaagtttctctctcttctctttcgctgttaattttgttttctctcttggacgatgtatttttcttctttattattaataaattgagttgggggacgggcggtgggttcccagagtgggGCAGACCCTTCACCTTCGGGTTTGAGGGTGGGACAAGTGCCCTGCATTGTCTGTctccgaggaactaatatcgcctaatcaatttctccttaaaaaaaaaaaaatcagaagttTGTCCATTAGAATTTAGGTGGAGAATTTTGACATAGTATATATATGATGAATAACTTCAAGAACTTCTAATTCATTTGATTTGATGGATACACAATtacacatacatatattcaaTATAGAGATGTACAATACCAAGTTTCTCATTCCCATTTGCTCCTAACTTGGTGAGGGTGCTTGAAATCACATGCCCAAACTGCTAATCTCTCATGCACTCTCCAACACAAACCTCTACGGCTCTACCCAATACATAACAAGCGAATTTCTTCCACTCTCCACTCCCTCCAAACTCTTCTACTCTTTCAACCCTGACTTGTCTTTCATCCCCACCAACCCATCCAACTCTTTCTTGCTCCCATTTCATCCTCTCAACAATTTTCATGCTCAAACCCACACTTTTTCTCCTTCCACACCATCCGAGCTCTTAAACCACAAGAATCCTTCACTCACATTTCTTTCTTTATCTTCACCAAACAGCTTCATTTTCACCAACAAAAGCAACTTCTCTTGGAATAAAGGTATCCACGAACACACCACACTTGCTCCTTCATCGTCAGAGCTGAAAATTCTCTCCCACCTTTGCTCAAGTCTCATTTCatattcttctcaaaaaaaaaaaaaaagtctcattTCATAGAACACACACCTTATTCATTTGCTCCTTCAACGTCACTCCTCCTTCCTTCACAAAAATGAAAGGACAATACCACTTGCCAACCACCAGAGCTTCGGAACAGTCGTTCTGATTCGATGATAATGGAAAGTCGAACCCTGGAAGGTGCGACTGTAGTGAAGAGTCAAGCCCTTGAGCTTCACCTAATTCATAATTATAGGGTGTTCTCCTGTACACCCTCCACCCTTTCTCCCTCAAGAAGCGTGTGGAGGAATGCCATCTGAAGCAACTGATCGACTTGGCAGTAAAGTCACTCCTCTCACGCCAACGTTGCGAATACATAATCTCCATCGATCTGCTGATAACCATCTGAGGGATCTAATGCGTTTGGTTCAACCTCATTAATATAGTTATTGGGGAAAAGGCCAGGGTCCTTCCAACTTGTGCATGCTTCCCTGCAAACTAATTGTTTGTAAGTACTAATTAAGTCAAATTAAAGCGAGCAAGGGGAACGAAGAGATGAACACGAAAAATATTGTACCCTCTATGCCTCCCACGTACTGCGGCGTATCACATAGTATGTACTGGAAGATCAGGGCTGATCAAGCACTGGAATGAAGGAAACCTCGTCGTTAATATCTTTGGTATGTCCAACTGTTAAGTCCATGTTCTGAGGGAAAGGCAGCTGCTTAATATCGATATGTTTGCACATTCCGAAACACGAGGTTTGGATATATTGATTCTTCATCTTGGGGTACAAGATAACCAGAATTTGGTCCCTCTGGGGGTGGTAAGAACAGTAACTCCGGTCTCCGGAGACCTCATATACATAGACAAAGGCCTTGTCACATACATTTTAACTGTTTTGTTGAGGTCTGATTGATCACTTTGTCACCAAAGGATTAAGGAACAAGATGGTGAACAGAAAAGGAAGACTGATCGatcacactatgccaaaaactgcatcacactacactttttagacaacgaaaaaaaaaattccgttgtgtgatcactgaaactgcttcacacaacGGGTTTAATGAGATttgcgttgtataaggaggtcgtacatcaatttttttggatccaagattattgtacaacagttttaaggatttgtctgttgtctgaatgtaaaaaaaaattccccctcaccttgctcaaatttgggtcgaaattttgactcaccttgcacaacagtattgttgtatatgttgtatgagagtaagttgcaaaacaacatacaacgcatttttttgtttccgttgtgcaagtttggaagaaaatcacatgTACCCCAAAATGTGAGTGAGTAGCCCCAAAAAGGCCAATATTTGAGTAAAATGCTGGTACACGatttaagctcctacaacggaatgacttatttgtgttgtctgaatgagaaatGTATGTCCCTAACGTCAAAACTGCTTCTTTGATTGCACATAGGCGGGAATTTTCCCTCCTTGCTCCCTTAACTCAAATTTAACATGTACATGATCAGACAACTCAATTACATACATGCGTTGTGTgaaaaagtttaaaaaaaaaaaaaaaaa belongs to Rosa chinensis cultivar Old Blush chromosome 4, RchiOBHm-V2, whole genome shotgun sequence and includes:
- the LOC112199675 gene encoding uncharacterized protein LOC112199675; this translates as MEIARGVGTPLQIDKATRERQFRYFARVLIDVDLAGDLPPSLMVERETHCFPIEVVYENVCTHCGRVGHMVDQCRFLKSSNKEQNAQEQKAVKKPSCIGRQEYRPKTAVNNVSEQNLDTTPQVQHSPEVANYDQITKFAEDVLTEAVDQELDCIADLVINETIVNGKPGSCRGNMTPLINKNKLAILANKETEAVVDIIPNEFALVVGTTILEDPKVHITDENDEVDRDNEMCDEDVSSNMEQKAYSSAQPTNPLSSHSGQSWHDMVEEENMFDLADLSTGHAPPGFEHIATLAKDVSLITGQGVNEDTENGFTPVLSKSQQKKQRRQATQALARETPYPKRDRTKNKKYNQ